A DNA window from Salvelinus sp. IW2-2015 linkage group LG4q.1:29, ASM291031v2, whole genome shotgun sequence contains the following coding sequences:
- the LOC111961744 gene encoding V-type proton ATPase subunit G 1, giving the protein MASQSQGIQQLLQAEKRAAEKVAEARKRKNRRLKQAKEEAQAEIEQYRMQREKDFKTKEAAALGSHGNSAVEVDKETVGKMGSIQTSYQQNREGVLGNLLKMVCDIKPEIHVNYRFAG; this is encoded by the exons ATGGCAAGCCAGTCCCAGGGTATCCAGCAGCTTTTGCAAGCTGAAAAAAGAGCTGCAGAAAAAGTAGCAGAAGCCCGCAAAC GTAAGAACCGTCGGCTGAAGCAGGCCAAGGAGGAAGCCCAGGCCGAGATTGAGCAGTACCGTATGCAGAGGGAGAAGGATTTTAAGACCAAGGAGGCTGCT GCTCTTGGATCCCATGGTAACTCTGCTGTAGAGGTGGACAAAGAGACTGTGGGCAAGATGGGTAGCATCCAGACCAGCTACCAGCAGAACCGGGAAGGGGTGCTGGGCAACCTGCTTAAGATGGTGTGTGACATCAAGCCAGAGATCCATGTCAATTACCGTTTTGCTGGTTAA